The Moorena producens PAL-8-15-08-1 genomic interval CAATGGTAGCCGTTTTCCCCAACCGCTGGCAGATAAAGTATTGCGACCAGGGGATATTTTGATTGTGAGGTCTGGTCGGGAGTGTCTGCTGAGAGTCAAAGATCAACGAGGGATAGAAATCTTAGCTGATGTCCAATTTGGACAGCAACCGTTGGAAACCGGTCTTACCTCTGGGGAGGAGGGGATTGCTGAGGTGTTGATCCTGGCTAACTCTAATTTAATTGGCTCAACCTTAAAGGATATGCGGTTTCGGCAACGCTATAACGGTACGGTTTTGGCAATTCGACGGGGACAGGAACTGGTCAGAGAAAGACTTGGACGAGTTTCCTTGCACTTTGGTGATGTGCTGTTGGTACAAGGGCCGAGGCAAAGTTTGTTGGGATTGCAAACCAGTCGAGATTTGTTGGTGATTGGACAGCGAGATTTAGAAACCCTACGGCGAGACAAAGCAGTAATTGCGATCGCAATTAGTGTCGGGGTAGTCTTAGCAGCTGCCTTTAATGTGCTACCGATTATGGTGAGTGCCTTGTTGGGAGTAGTCTTGATGGTGATCACTGGTTGTCTCAAGCCTGGGGAACTATACGGAACAGTACGCTGGGATATTATTTTCCTGCTGGCTGGGTTAATTCCTTTGGGGATAGCGATGAAGCAGTCAGGCACAACTGAATGGTTAGCCGAAAATCTAGTGGCACTAGGGGGTAATCTTCCTGGTTATTGGTTGTTAACACTGTTCTATGTGGTTACTGTCATGATTACAGAGGTGCTGTCTAACAATGCTTCGGTAGTGTTACTATTGCCGATTGCTGTGGAGGTAGCTAAGAGTTTGAGTCTGAATCCTTTAGCGTTTATGTTTACAGTGATGTTTGCCGCATCCAATAGTTTTATGACTCCGATTGGGTATCAGACCAATACCATGGTTTATGGGCCAGGGGGTTACAGGTTTTTGGATTTTGCTAGGGTGGGTGCCCCATTAAGTTTGTTGATGGCGTTGATTATTCCGCCACTGGTTATTGCCCTGTATGGGTTGTCTTGAGTTTTACTGCTATAAATAAGCTGCTCTTTATTTCCTACCCACTCGCGCTTTGGATCAAGACAGGGTTTGTTTTTTAACTGAATAGTATCCAATTTTAATACACAACAACTTAGAGTTTTTTTTCTGAACCAATGAATTTACTTAATTGGTTAAACTATCCAGATTTAACAGATAGTTTTTGAATAAGTTAACAGATAATTATTATCAGGGATAACTCTAGATTTAACCTAGATTAAACTTTTAAATATAACCTGTATTTCTACTCCCTACTCCCTACTCCCTACTCCCTGCTCCCTACTCCCTACTCCCTACTCCCTACTCCCTGCTCCCTACTCCCTGAAACCCGAAAATTTGTACCTCACCCAATTGATAACTGCTAGAAAAGTGAGGAGATAGTTTTGAAACGGACTAAAGGATCAGATCAGAGATTACCCAGGGTGGTTTATACTCCTGAGAGTAAGATGAGGCATCCGCTTCAATTATTTCAAGAGATGGGGCGAGACTTGCTAGCTTCTAGGGAGCTAGCTTGGCGACTTCTGGTGCGGGATATCAGTGCCCAATACCGCCAGTCATTTCTGGGAATTGTCTGGGCTTTTATACCACCAATTGTGACAGCTGTTGGCTTTACTATGGCTAAGAGTAACGGGGTGATTAATGTTGGTAGCACGGAGTTGCCCTATCCAGCTTATGTGATGTTTAGCATGACCCTGTGGCAGACTTTTGTGGAAACACTGAATGGTCCTGTCCAAGCCGTGACCCAGGCCAAGGCAATGTTGGCTAAAATTAATTTCCCCCGTGAAGCGATTATTCTTAGCAAACTCGGTCAAGTATTTTTTAACTTTGGTATCAAGTTAATTCTGATTGTGGGCTTGTTTATCTGGTTCAAGATGCCAGTAAGTTGGAGCGTGATTATAGCACCAGTTGCTTTGATTAATCTTGTCTTATTCGGAACATTTATTGGCTTGTTATTAGCCCCGATGGGAGCCTTGTATAAAGATTTTTCTATGGGTCTTACTTTGGCAACTGGATTTTGGTTATTTCTGACTCCAGTTGTCTATCCAGTTCCTAGTGAGGGGGTATTTGGCGCTATTGTGAAATTCAATCCAGTCACTCCTTTGCTGGTGACAACACGAGAGTTGGCAACCACAGGTGTGATCTCCGATCCCCTGGGATTTTGGGTGGCGAGTGGAATTGCTGTGGTGGGATTGCTACTAGCTTGGATTGTCTATCGTCTCTCCATGCCTTTTGTAGTTGAGAGGATGAGTTCTTAATGATGATTAGTACCACTGAGCAAGACCTTGCGAA includes:
- a CDS encoding SLC13 family permease, whose protein sequence is MTIFLTLSVVVLALISFIREWMPVDITAIAVMVLLMLLKLVTPEQGISGFGNPATITVMAMFILSAGIARTGALQIVNDLLLKWGGKESTQQIFTMGMIAGPITGFINNTAVVAVLLPIVEDWCRKQSISPSRLLMPLSFVTILGGMITTIGTSTNVLASGLSKQLGYGDFSLFQFTQLGLITFTVGLAYLALVAPRLLPNRKVASNGIVTQDYNLKEYVSEIVITPDSSLVGQSLRASEIQRKFDLDVLELIRNGSRFPQPLADKVLRPGDILIVRSGRECLLRVKDQRGIEILADVQFGQQPLETGLTSGEEGIAEVLILANSNLIGSTLKDMRFRQRYNGTVLAIRRGQELVRERLGRVSLHFGDVLLVQGPRQSLLGLQTSRDLLVIGQRDLETLRRDKAVIAIAISVGVVLAAAFNVLPIMVSALLGVVLMVITGCLKPGELYGTVRWDIIFLLAGLIPLGIAMKQSGTTEWLAENLVALGGNLPGYWLLTLFYVVTVMITEVLSNNASVVLLLPIAVEVAKSLSLNPLAFMFTVMFAASNSFMTPIGYQTNTMVYGPGGYRFLDFARVGAPLSLLMALIIPPLVIALYGLS
- a CDS encoding ABC transporter permease produces the protein MKRTKGSDQRLPRVVYTPESKMRHPLQLFQEMGRDLLASRELAWRLLVRDISAQYRQSFLGIVWAFIPPIVTAVGFTMAKSNGVINVGSTELPYPAYVMFSMTLWQTFVETLNGPVQAVTQAKAMLAKINFPREAIILSKLGQVFFNFGIKLILIVGLFIWFKMPVSWSVIIAPVALINLVLFGTFIGLLLAPMGALYKDFSMGLTLATGFWLFLTPVVYPVPSEGVFGAIVKFNPVTPLLVTTRELATTGVISDPLGFWVASGIAVVGLLLAWIVYRLSMPFVVERMSS